One genomic window of Hyperolius riggenbachi isolate aHypRig1 chromosome 7, aHypRig1.pri, whole genome shotgun sequence includes the following:
- the LOC137525315 gene encoding taste receptor type 2 member 43-like, translating to MAMTPQLHILISDLVAVLLSAPVNVFILLVILMDVVNSRSLPINDQLIFGICFFNVLHQVAFIHEGIFSLMNTTGNSFSNSVLKTVNNNVSLAFMLCSIWLNTILSIYFCLKIVNMKHKLYIILQKMFPKIFHNGFVVMVVGSLVLTFFSFLWPSNHGSQKKTFNDNGHQMALTIDNQSLQSKSVIGFLYTVMFLFFCLSVGIITSSLCRHISNIQANPGSSRAISTQAHTHAIVTILCLLIASLFGIITEVIWIASNVYEIPTFALIVPSALHHVSTPLILIRSNRKLQEALQNC from the coding sequence ATGGCGATGACTCCACAACTCCACATTCTTATTTCTGACTTAGTGGCCGTACTTCTCTCAGCTCCAGTGAATGTCTTCATACTTTTGGTGATCCTGATGGATGTAGTCAATTCCAGAAGTCTTCCCATAAACGACCAACTCATTTTTGGGATTTGTTTCTTCAATGTTCTTCATCAGGTGGCCTTTATCCATGAGGGCATCTTTAGCCTGATGAATACTACCGGTAATTCATTTTCAAATAGTGTGTTGAAAACTGTCAACAACAACGTGAGCTTGGCTTTCATGCTGTGCAGTATTTGGCTCAACACGATACTCAGCATCTACTTCTGCCTGAAAATTGTGAACATGAAGCACAAATTATACATCATTCTTCAGAAAATGTTTCCTAAAATATTTCACAATGGTTTTGTGGTCATGGTGGTTGGGTCTTTGGTACTGACCTTCTTCTCCTTTTTATGGCCTTCAAATCATGGTTCCCAAAAAAAGACTTTTAATGACAATGGTCACCAGATGGCCCTCACAATAGATAACCAAAGCTTGCAGTCAAAATCAGTGATTGGTTTTCTATATACAGTGATGTTTCTATTTTTTTGCCTATCTGTTGGAATcatcacctcctccctctgcagacACATCAGCAATATCCAGGCCAACCCCGGCAGCTCCAGAGCCATCAGCACCCAGGCCCATACTCATGCCATTGTCACCATCCTCTGTCTGCTGATAGCTTCCCTTTTTGGGATCATTACTGAGGTGATTTGGATCGCTTCAAATGTCTACGAGATACCAACATTTGCCTTAATTGTGCCTTCAGCCCTTCATCACGTGTCCACACCTCTGATTCTTATAAGAAGTAACAGAAAACTTCAGGAGGCCCTTCAGAACTGTTAA